In Nicotiana tabacum cultivar K326 chromosome 19, ASM71507v2, whole genome shotgun sequence, one DNA window encodes the following:
- the LOC107810409 gene encoding uncharacterized protein LOC107810409, with the protein MAHHYQLSSLLLLSFVNLCFMNGHITCATARHLLETPHPEIPKPEFPKVPTLPKPEIPNVPKPELPTIPKPEIPAVPKPEIPIIPKPEVPIVPKPELPYIPKPELPTLPKPEIHAMPKPKLPVAPKSEFPTVPKPVLPTVPKPEIPAMPTTELPPLKKPEIPTVPKTEVPPAMKKPEVSAMPKPEVPIVPKPEIPELPKPKISELPKPKLPKLPTLEVPAMRKPEIPKLPKPKEIPFPSLSPPHKPTTP; encoded by the coding sequence ATGGCTCACCATTACCAACTATCCTCCCTCTTACTGCTTTCATTTGTCAATTTAtgcttcatgaatggccacaTAACATGTGCAACTGCACGTCACCTACTAGAGACGCCCCACCCTGAGATTCCTAAACCAGAATTTCCAAAAGTTCCAACCTTGCCAAAGCCTGAGATCCCAAATGTGCCGAAGCCTGAGCTTCCAACCATCCCAAAGCCTGAAATACCAGCTGTTCCAAAGCCTGAGATTCCTATTATACCAAAACCTGAAGTACCAATTGTGCCAAAGCCCGAGCTACCATATATCCCGAAGCCCGAGTTACCAACTTTGCCAAAACCTGAGATCCACGCTATGCCCAAGCCTAAGTTACCAGTTGCCCCAAAGTCTGAGTTCCCAACTGTGCCAAAACCCGTGCTTCCTACTGTACCGAAGCCTGAGATCCCAGCAATGCCAACAACCGAGCTTCCTCCCCTGAAAAAGCCAGAAATCCCAACAGTGCCAAAGACTGAGGTTCCTCCAGCTATGAAAAAGCCTGAAGTTTCAGCTATGCCAAAGCCCGAGGTACCAATTGTGCCAAAGCCAGAAATCCCAGAACTACCAAAGCCAAAAATCTCGGAGCTACCAAAGCCAAAACTACCAAAGCTTCCAACGCTAGAAGTCCCAGCTATGCGAAAGCCTGAAATCCCAAAACTGCCTAAACCAAAAGAGATACCTTTTCCTTCACTTTCTCCACCACACAAACCCACTACTCCTTGA
- the LOC107805226 gene encoding GDSL esterase/lipase At4g16230-like, whose protein sequence is MGNPSYYRLAILGVVLQNLTICLAENVPANFVFGDSLVDVGNNNYIASLSKANFFPNGIDFGGPTGRYTNGRTIVDILGEEVGFNLTPPYLAPTTSGPVVQQGVNYASGGGGILNESGQIFGGRINMDAQLDNFANTRQDIITRIGEPATIKLIENSLFSVTMGSNDFINNYLTPVLSTPEQLTVPPMKFVGAVISKYRIQLTRLYNLGARKVIVVNVGPIGCIPYQRDINPSAGDNCVNFPNGLAQLYNTQLRGLVSELNSKLTGSKFVYADAYGIVQDIIQNYSSYGFENANSACCSGGGRFGGIIPCGPSSKICANRSKYVFWDPYHPTDAANIIIAKRLLDGNSPDIWPMNVRQLLASS, encoded by the exons ATGGGAAATCCATCATATTATAGGTTGGCCATTTTGGGAGTTGTGCTTCAGAACTTGACGATCTGTTTGGCAGAAAATGTCCCTGCTAATTTTGTCTTTGGAGATTCATTGGTTGATGTGGGTAACAATAACTATATTGCTTCTCTTTCAAAAGCAAATTTCTTCCCAAATGGTATTGATTTTGGTGGCCCAACAGGAAGATATACAAATGGAAGAACTATAGTGGACATTTTAG GTGAGGAAGTGGGATTTAATTTGACTCCTCCATACTTAGCACCAACAACATCTGGACCAGTGGTTCAGCAAGGTGTCAATTATGCTTCTGGAGGAGGAGGCATTCTTAATGAATCTGGCCAAATTTTT GGTGGAAGGATTAACATGGATGCTCAATTAGACAATTTTGCAAACACTAGACAGGACATAATCACAAGAATAGGAGAGCCAGCGACAATAAAGTTGATTGAGAATTCACTCTTCTCGGTAACGATGGGATCAAATGACTTTATTAACAATTATCTCACGCCTGTTCTCTCCACACCTGAACAACTAACTGTACCTCCTATGAAATTTGTGGGAGCAGTGATATCCAAATACAGAATTCAACTAACG AGACTTTATAATTTGGGTGCCAGAAAAGTAATAGTGGTGAATGTTGGGCCTATTGGGTGTATCCCCTACCAAAGGGATATTAATCCATCAGCTGGAGATAACTGCGTAAATTTCCCAAATGGGCTTGCGCAATTATACAACACCCAATTGAGAGGGCTTGTGAGTGAACTAAATTCCAAACTTACTGGATCAAAGTTTGTCTATGCAGATGCCTACGGAATCGTCCAAGACATCATTCAGAATTACTCATCTTATG GATTTGAGAATGCAAATTCAGCTTGCTGTTCTGGTGGTGGAAGATTTGGGGGAATAATTCCATGCGGTCCTTCATCTAAAATTTGTGCAAATAGAAGCAAATATGTGTTCTGGGATCCATACCATCCAACTGATGCAGCTAATATCATCATAGCAAAACGCCTGCTGGACGGAAACTCTCCTGATATTTGGCCTATGAATGTCAGGCAGCTCCTTGCATCCTCCTAA